In Methanothermus fervidus DSM 2088, a single genomic region encodes these proteins:
- a CDS encoding preprotein translocase subunit SecG (KEGG: msi:Msm_1363 preprotein translocase subunit SecG~SPTR: P60461 Preprotein translocase subunit secG~PFAM: Sec61beta family), whose translation MGKKDKKRLPPTGAGLVRYYEEEEKMGPALTPEHVVVITILLAIFCIVLRFSG comes from the coding sequence ATGGGAAAAAAAGATAAAAAGCGCCTCCCTCCTACTGGAGCTGGTTTAGTTAGATATTATGAAGAAGAAGAAAAAATGGGGCCAGCACTCACACCTGAGCATGTAGTTGTTATTACAATATTGCTTGCAATCTTTTGCATAGTACTTAGATTTTCAGGGTGA
- a CDS encoding NADPH-dependent FMN reductase (COGs: COG0655 Multimeric flavodoxin WrbA~InterPro IPR005025~KEGG: afu:AF1519 iron-sulfur flavoprotein (isf-2)~PFAM: NADPH-dependent FMN reductase~SPTR: O28753 Iron-sulfur flavoprotein AF_1519~PFAM: NADPH-dependent FMN reductase), which translates to MILGICGSPRKQATEYVLKKALEIVERSHEVKFFTVRGKTINPCRHCDYCIKNKKCIIEDDMKFIYETLPKASGIIMATPVYNGGVSAQLKAIMDRCRALGAQNFNFLENKVGMGIAVGGDRSGGQELALLQIHTFFILNGAIPVSGGAFGANLGACFWSKDSLNGVKKDKEGFRTLKKTLKRFLSKV; encoded by the coding sequence TTGATACTCGGAATATGTGGTAGTCCAAGAAAACAGGCAACAGAATATGTATTAAAAAAAGCTTTGGAAATTGTAGAAAGAAGTCATGAAGTTAAATTCTTTACAGTGAGGGGAAAAACTATAAATCCATGTAGACATTGTGACTATTGCATAAAAAATAAGAAATGTATTATAGAAGATGACATGAAGTTTATTTATGAAACTTTGCCAAAAGCATCAGGAATTATTATGGCTACACCTGTATACAATGGAGGAGTTAGTGCCCAATTAAAAGCCATCATGGACAGATGTAGAGCTTTGGGAGCTCAAAATTTTAATTTTTTAGAAAATAAAGTTGGCATGGGGATTGCAGTGGGAGGAGATAGATCTGGAGGGCAAGAGTTAGCTCTCCTTCAAATTCACACTTTCTTTATTTTAAATGGAGCAATCCCTGTTAGTGGAGGTGCATTTGGAGCTAATCTTGGCGCATGTTTTTGGTCAAAGGATTCATTAAATGGTGTTAAAAAAGATAAAGAAGGCTTTAGAACTTTGAAAAAAACGCTTAAGAGATTTCTTTCAAAGGTGTGA
- a CDS encoding 3-hexulose-6-phosphate synthase (COGs: COG1795 conserved hypothetical protein~InterPro IPR014826: IPR011060: IPR001754: IPR013785~KEGG: mth:MTH1474 bifunctional formaldehyde-activating enzyme/3-hexulose-6-phosphate synthase~PFAM: Formaldehyde-activating enzyme (Fae); Orotidine 5'-phosphate decarboxylase~SPTR: O27518 Bifunctional enzyme fae/hps~TIGRFAM: formaldehyde-activating enzyme~PFAM: Orotidine 5'-phosphate decarboxylase / HUMPS family; Formaldehyde-activating enzyme (Fae)~TIGRFAM: formaldehyde-activating enzyme), producing the protein MYRIGEALIGKGNEVAHIELIIGKKDGKVGDAFVKGFTNASIGHVPLLSVIRPNLMTKPATLIIPKVTIRDMDDANKIFGPAQMAVGRAIADAVEEGIIPKEKVEELVVIVSVFVHPDAKDYRKIYQYNYGATKLALRRAIEGYPPIDKILSEKDRSVHPIMGFKVPKLWNPPYIQVALDMNDLNEMKRVINELPKRERLILEAGTPLIKKYGVHVVNEIRKLRKDAFIVADLKTLDVGRLEVKMASDETADAVAISGLASIESIEKAIHETQRQGVYSILDMMNVSDIEGKLKKLRYKPDIVLLHRSVDVETVKAERGEKIGEVTEWGNIKRIKSITNALVAVAGGITPDNVQKAIKSGADIIVVGRYITGSKDVRRASQEFLDQLPPDPDTMRLPLDEDESI; encoded by the coding sequence ATGTATAGAATAGGGGAAGCATTAATTGGAAAAGGAAACGAAGTTGCTCACATCGAACTAATTATCGGAAAAAAGGATGGAAAAGTAGGCGATGCATTTGTAAAAGGATTTACAAATGCATCTATTGGTCATGTTCCTTTATTATCAGTAATACGTCCAAATTTGATGACAAAACCCGCAACTTTAATAATACCTAAAGTTACTATTAGGGACATGGATGACGCAAATAAAATTTTTGGACCAGCACAAATGGCCGTAGGCAGGGCCATTGCAGATGCAGTAGAAGAAGGTATAATACCTAAAGAAAAAGTTGAAGAATTGGTTGTAATTGTAAGTGTTTTTGTTCATCCAGATGCAAAGGATTATAGGAAAATCTACCAATATAATTATGGAGCAACCAAATTAGCATTGAGAAGAGCAATAGAAGGTTACCCACCAATTGATAAGATATTATCAGAAAAAGATAGGAGTGTACATCCTATAATGGGCTTTAAAGTACCAAAACTTTGGAATCCTCCATATATACAAGTCGCATTGGATATGAATGATTTAAATGAAATGAAAAGAGTAATAAACGAATTACCTAAAAGAGAAAGATTAATATTGGAAGCAGGTACGCCATTAATTAAAAAATATGGTGTGCATGTAGTTAATGAAATAAGAAAATTAAGAAAAGATGCATTTATAGTAGCAGATCTTAAAACTTTGGATGTTGGAAGATTGGAAGTTAAAATGGCATCTGATGAGACAGCTGATGCAGTAGCAATTTCAGGTCTTGCAAGCATTGAATCAATTGAAAAAGCAATACATGAAACACAGAGACAGGGCGTATACTCAATATTGGACATGATGAATGTAAGTGATATTGAAGGCAAACTCAAAAAATTAAGATATAAACCAGATATAGTATTGCTACATAGAAGTGTAGATGTTGAAACTGTAAAAGCTGAACGTGGTGAAAAGATAGGTGAAGTTACAGAATGGGGTAATATAAAAAGAATAAAATCTATAACAAATGCATTAGTTGCGGTAGCTGGTGGCATAACACCAGATAATGTTCAAAAAGCAATTAAAAGTGGAGCTGATATAATCGTAGTTGGCAGGTATATCACTGGCTCTAAGGATGTAAGAAGAGCTTCACAAGAATTTCTTGATCAATTACCCCCAGATCCAGACACTATGAGATTACCTCTTGATGAAGATGAGTCTATATGA
- a CDS encoding methyltransferase (KEGG: mma:MM_1239 methyltransferase~SPTR: Q8PXH9 Methyltransferase~PFAM: Ribosomal protein L11 methyltransferase (PrmA)), with amino-acid sequence MFRCREILNKKIFKNCEDCPDFILNKLIPLNKQVDINKISDSWKRCSCGKRPLDAVMAHILKIMIDEKDLNKNACLRDVGSPLLTPMYYFEHYPYLPKESLVLLSPHISKETAERIVNEVSEVKGVIKGNISELGNYRLLSGSDARCDIVETPVGCISLFKKQSQIHIELPKKHDPKIVTLYNHMKNLSDFTVLDATCGVGTLGIFSLKMGARRVIFNDIWPPATYMTLKNLEINGFKNGFEIYNLDVLKLIQILKENFDLCILDLFPGMDPKKFIYKMKNCCKEIIVL; translated from the coding sequence ATGTTCAGATGTAGAGAAATTCTTAATAAAAAAATATTTAAGAATTGTGAAGATTGTCCTGATTTTATATTAAATAAATTGATACCTTTGAATAAACAGGTTGACATAAACAAAATTTCAGATTCCTGGAAAAGGTGTTCATGCGGCAAAAGACCTTTAGATGCTGTCATGGCACATATATTAAAAATAATGATAGATGAAAAAGATCTAAATAAAAATGCGTGCCTCAGAGATGTTGGATCACCATTATTAACACCCATGTATTATTTTGAGCATTATCCTTATTTACCAAAAGAATCTTTAGTTTTATTATCACCTCATATTTCAAAAGAAACAGCTGAAAGGATTGTTAATGAAGTTTCTGAAGTTAAAGGAGTAATTAAGGGCAATATCTCAGAACTAGGAAATTATAGATTGTTGTCAGGATCAGATGCAAGATGTGACATTGTTGAAACTCCTGTGGGATGTATTTCATTATTTAAAAAACAAAGTCAAATTCATATTGAATTACCAAAAAAACATGACCCTAAAATAGTCACACTATATAATCACATGAAAAATTTATCTGATTTTACAGTATTAGATGCGACATGTGGGGTTGGTACTCTTGGAATTTTTTCATTGAAGATGGGTGCTAGAAGAGTTATATTTAATGATATTTGGCCACCTGCTACATATATGACATTGAAAAATTTAGAAATAAATGGATTTAAAAATGGTTTTGAAATATATAATTTAGATGTGCTTAAGCTAATCCAAATACTTAAAGAAAATTTTGATTTATGTATTTTAGATCTTTTTCCTGGGATGGATCCAAAAAAATTCATTTACAAAATGAAGAATTGTTGTAAAGAAATTATAGTATTGTAA
- a CDS encoding pyridoxal-phosphate dependent TrpB-like enzyme (COGs: COG1350 alternative tryptophan synthase beta-subunit (paralog of TrpB)~InterPro IPR006653: IPR006316: IPR001926~KEGG: mth:MTH1476 tryptophan synthase subunit beta~PFAM: Pyridoxal-5'-phosphate-dependent protein beta subunit~SPTR: O27520 Tryptophan synthase beta chain 2~TIGRFAM: pyridoxal-phosphate dependent TrpB-like enzyme~PFAM: Pyridoxal-phosphate dependent enzyme~TIGRFAM: pyridoxal-phosphate dependent TrpB-like enzyme) — protein sequence MIGKLINFYSIDGDYMYKVLLDEKELPKKWYNITPDLPKQLSPPKGDRVKDLPKIFSKHVLKQETSTKRWIKIPKKIREIYREIGRPTPLFRARNLEKMLNTPAKIYYKREDLSPTGSHKLNTAIAQAYYAKKDGAEYLTTETGAGQWGSALSLACSLMDIGCKVFMVRVSYHQKPLRKILMQIYGAEVFPSPSKETEFGRKMLKKDPKHPGSLGIAISEAIEVALKNDNVYYSLGSVLNHVLLHQTIIGLELKKQLEKIDEKPDIIVGCAGGGSNFSGAIFPFVKEKLNERLDCKFIAVEPTACPTLTQGEYRYDYGDTAGMTPLIKMYTLGHDFVPPPVHAGGLRYHGMAPQLSLLVKEKIVEARAVKQKDIFKSGILFSKAEGIVPAPETCHAIKVAIDEAKKCKKSGEEKTIVINFSGHGLLDLKGYEKYLSTEE from the coding sequence TTGATTGGTAAGTTAATAAATTTTTACTCAATTGACGGTGATTATATGTATAAAGTATTGTTAGATGAAAAAGAATTACCAAAAAAGTGGTATAATATTACGCCAGACCTTCCTAAACAACTGTCACCACCAAAAGGAGATAGAGTAAAGGATTTACCAAAGATTTTTTCTAAGCATGTATTAAAACAAGAAACATCTACCAAAAGATGGATAAAAATTCCTAAGAAAATTAGAGAAATTTATAGAGAGATTGGGAGGCCAACTCCTTTATTTAGAGCCCGTAATTTAGAAAAAATGCTAAACACGCCCGCAAAAATATATTATAAAAGGGAAGATCTTTCTCCGACCGGTAGTCATAAATTAAACACTGCAATAGCTCAAGCATATTATGCAAAAAAAGACGGGGCAGAATATTTAACAACTGAAACTGGGGCAGGACAATGGGGCTCAGCACTTTCCCTTGCATGTTCCCTTATGGATATTGGATGTAAAGTTTTTATGGTACGGGTTTCTTACCACCAAAAACCATTAAGAAAAATATTGATGCAGATTTATGGCGCTGAAGTTTTCCCTTCACCTAGTAAGGAAACTGAATTTGGTAGGAAAATGTTAAAAAAAGATCCTAAACATCCTGGATCATTAGGAATTGCAATTTCAGAGGCAATTGAAGTTGCATTGAAAAATGACAATGTATATTATTCTCTTGGAAGTGTATTAAATCATGTGCTTCTCCATCAAACAATAATCGGATTAGAATTGAAAAAACAATTGGAAAAAATAGATGAAAAACCAGATATTATTGTGGGATGTGCTGGCGGAGGTAGTAATTTTTCAGGTGCAATTTTTCCTTTTGTAAAGGAAAAATTAAATGAAAGGTTAGATTGTAAATTTATAGCTGTTGAACCAACAGCATGCCCCACTTTAACTCAAGGAGAATATCGTTATGATTATGGTGATACTGCTGGCATGACTCCTCTAATTAAAATGTATACATTAGGACATGATTTTGTACCACCTCCTGTACATGCAGGAGGTCTTAGGTATCATGGAATGGCACCACAATTATCTTTACTTGTAAAAGAAAAAATAGTGGAAGCTAGGGCTGTAAAACAGAAAGATATTTTTAAAAGTGGAATATTATTTTCTAAAGCAGAAGGGATTGTACCAGCGCCTGAAACTTGTCATGCAATAAAGGTAGCAATTGATGAAGCAAAAAAATGCAAAAAAAGTGGTGAAGAAAAAACAATCGTTATAAACTTTTCAGGCCACGGATTATTAGATTTAAAAGGATATGAAAAATATTTAAGCACAGAAGAATAA
- a CDS encoding Xylose isomerase domain protein TIM barrel (COGs: COG1082 Sugar phosphate isomerase/epimerase~InterPro IPR013022: IPR012307~KEGG: mth:MTH1489 hypothetical protein~PFAM: Xylose isomerase domain protein TIM barrel~SPTR: O27533 Conserved protein~PFAM: Xylose isomerase-like TIM barrel), with protein sequence MKLGFSTLALIPKPLNQILKIFSKSKFELLELLCDGPYWPRNLLKKIDEIIEIFSSYDLKLYVHAPTVDLNIASLNEGIRNESKVQIKESIQLAAELDAKAVTIHPGYVKRPDKHLRDLAVKYSKNSIHECQEYAEEIGMKLCIENMPNRNIYLCKNVNEYLEFIEECNSCATIDIGHANTSGQLKEFMKIKACYHHINDNDGKKDQHLPLGEGNIDLKYLKFIKNGIIEVNDYKKVLKCKEVIQKFLRGEINGKKR encoded by the coding sequence ATGAAATTAGGTTTTTCAACTCTTGCTCTTATTCCAAAACCTCTAAATCAAATTTTAAAAATTTTCTCAAAATCAAAATTTGAATTGCTTGAATTGTTATGTGACGGACCTTATTGGCCAAGAAATCTTCTTAAAAAAATTGATGAAATCATAGAAATTTTTTCATCCTATGACCTCAAGTTGTATGTCCATGCACCTACTGTGGATTTAAATATTGCAAGTTTAAATGAAGGTATTAGAAATGAAAGTAAAGTCCAAATAAAAGAATCAATACAACTTGCGGCAGAATTGGATGCAAAAGCTGTAACAATACATCCTGGCTACGTGAAGAGACCTGACAAACACTTAAGAGATCTTGCTGTTAAATATTCTAAAAATTCAATACATGAATGTCAGGAATATGCTGAAGAAATAGGCATGAAACTTTGTATAGAAAACATGCCAAATCGCAATATATATCTTTGTAAAAATGTTAACGAGTATTTGGAGTTTATTGAGGAATGTAATTCTTGTGCCACTATAGATATTGGACATGCAAATACTTCAGGACAATTAAAAGAATTTATGAAAATTAAGGCATGTTATCACCATATAAATGATAATGATGGTAAGAAAGATCAGCATCTTCCACTTGGTGAAGGCAATATTGATTTAAAATATTTAAAATTTATTAAAAATGGTATAATCGAAGTTAACGATTATAAAAAAGTTTTAAAATGTAAAGAAGTCATTCAAAAATTTTTAAGAGGTGAAATAAATGGGAAAAAAAGATAA
- a CDS encoding conserved hypothetical protein (InterPro IPR008947: IPR001531~KEGG: mth:MTH53 hypothetical protein~SPTR: O26159 Putative uncharacterized protein~PFAM: Zinc dependent phospholipase C), translating into MNIKKYLLLALVLSLPFTFSFTYGWKEESHRYIVELIYNNLPSEYQSKIDLEAMKEGSTAPDLKFKDFKKHHFPPAYYEAKKWLNKGKDAWKKRNYKYASYCFGVATHYISDSFCAPHNIAKESKKDHEMYESQVIGYTPQIKYIPGDLYTLMSTAKNEKNDWYKWLKTRDPNIPRKHFDKAASVAYSAVLNSLKETKKQKKQLRYVAAVDSCSLKYSLI; encoded by the coding sequence TTGAACATCAAGAAATACCTCCTACTAGCTTTAGTTCTGTCTTTGCCATTTACATTTAGCTTTACCTATGGATGGAAAGAAGAATCTCATCGCTACATAGTTGAATTGATCTACAACAACCTACCTTCTGAATATCAAAGCAAAATTGACCTCGAAGCTATGAAGGAGGGTTCAACAGCCCCTGACTTAAAATTTAAGGACTTCAAAAAACACCATTTCCCTCCAGCTTATTATGAAGCTAAGAAATGGCTTAATAAAGGCAAAGATGCTTGGAAGAAAAGAAATTACAAGTATGCAAGTTATTGCTTTGGAGTTGCAACTCACTATATATCTGATTCTTTCTGTGCTCCACATAATATAGCTAAAGAGTCAAAAAAAGATCATGAGATGTATGAGTCTCAAGTTATTGGTTATACACCACAGATCAAGTATATTCCAGGAGATCTCTATACTTTGATGTCAACAGCGAAAAACGAAAAGAATGATTGGTATAAGTGGTTAAAGACTAGAGATCCGAATATACCTAGAAAACATTTTGATAAGGCTGCATCAGTTGCATATTCTGCAGTGCTTAATAGTTTAAAAGAAACAAAAAAACAAAAGAAGCAGCTGAGATATGTTGCAGCCGTAGACAGTTGTAGCCTTAAATATAGCCTGATTTAA